One window of the Glycocaulis alkaliphilus genome contains the following:
- a CDS encoding curlin-associated protein produces MKLRSALALGLSIVVLAGTASAAEAQQRNRVNISQSGYGNELAAQQNGNRNALAIEQRGGYHYVQTIQAGSRNGVTVGQGGYANGALVDQLGRNNTAVVGQEGAYNGATAIQTGRNNTVGVAQIGSGHSANTNQSGSNNALGVIQVGSGQSANVRQSGSGNVSLVIQGSH; encoded by the coding sequence ATGAAACTTCGCAGCGCCCTCGCCCTTGGCCTCAGCATCGTTGTCCTCGCGGGAACCGCGAGCGCGGCAGAGGCTCAACAACGCAACCGGGTCAATATCAGCCAGAGCGGCTATGGCAACGAGCTGGCCGCGCAGCAGAACGGCAACCGCAATGCGCTCGCCATCGAGCAGCGCGGCGGCTACCACTATGTCCAGACCATCCAGGCCGGTTCACGCAACGGCGTGACGGTGGGCCAGGGCGGGTATGCCAATGGCGCCCTCGTCGACCAGCTTGGCCGCAACAACACCGCCGTTGTCGGTCAGGAAGGTGCTTATAATGGCGCGACGGCCATCCAGACCGGCCGCAACAACACCGTGGGTGTCGCCCAGATCGGGTCGGGCCATAGCGCCAACACCAACCAGTCCGGCTCCAACAATGCGCTCGGTGTGATCCAGGTCGGCAGTGGCCAGAGCGCCAATGTGCGCCAGTCGGGCAGCGGGAATGTCTCGCTGGTGATCCAGGGCAGCCATTAG
- the csgH gene encoding curli-like amyloid fiber formation chaperone CsgH codes for MKRLTGLIGLKAVLAASACAQPPDAQFGYDQSGNGAQLASCWVEFSEGPSGQTRLEAYAAPGLAGSYELDIRQVSASGDASISQSGAFSAAGAMPELIHQITLGGQAARRGASLGEMMASMRSAEPGTTVISSGNGDAGVYDVRLRLLDPRGRQICAIERSGP; via the coding sequence ATGAAACGTTTGACCGGGTTGATTGGCCTCAAGGCCGTACTGGCAGCCAGCGCTTGCGCACAGCCGCCAGATGCCCAGTTCGGGTATGACCAGAGTGGGAACGGCGCGCAGCTTGCCTCATGCTGGGTTGAATTCAGCGAGGGCCCTTCCGGACAGACACGTCTGGAAGCCTATGCCGCGCCGGGACTGGCGGGCAGCTATGAGCTGGATATCCGCCAGGTATCAGCGAGCGGCGATGCCAGCATCAGCCAGTCTGGTGCGTTCAGCGCCGCCGGCGCCATGCCCGAGCTGATCCATCAGATCACGCTCGGCGGGCAGGCCGCGCGGCGTGGCGCCTCGCTCGGCGAGATGATGGCCTCCATGCGCAGCGCAGAGCCCGGCACGACCGTGATCTCTTCGGGCAATGGCGATGCAGGCGTGTACGACGTGCGCTTGCGGTTACTGGACCCAAGGGGCCGCCAGATCTGCGCCATTGAACGCAGCGGCCCGTGA
- a CDS encoding Lrp/AsnC family transcriptional regulator has product MTLDETDRALLTLLQVDGRLTNAELAERVGLSPSACHRRVRALEARGIVTGYAALVDADAVGRGLTVLVLVTLENQRRETMQAFETAVEKVEEVMDCYLTTGAEDYLLRLMVRDARDYERVHRERLSGLPGVARLVSNIAMRKVFTRTAMPLSAGQAGSATRKAGSGS; this is encoded by the coding sequence ATGACGCTGGATGAAACGGACCGCGCCTTGCTGACGCTTTTGCAGGTGGACGGACGTCTGACCAATGCAGAGCTGGCCGAGCGGGTGGGGTTGTCACCCTCGGCCTGCCACCGCCGCGTCCGGGCGCTGGAGGCACGCGGGATCGTGACCGGCTATGCCGCGCTGGTGGACGCAGACGCGGTAGGGCGTGGGCTTACCGTGCTCGTGCTGGTCACGCTGGAGAACCAGCGCCGCGAGACAATGCAGGCTTTCGAGACGGCGGTGGAGAAGGTGGAGGAGGTGATGGACTGCTACCTCACCACCGGCGCGGAGGATTATCTCTTGCGCCTGATGGTGCGCGATGCGCGCGACTATGAGCGCGTCCACCGCGAGCGCCTGTCCGGCCTGCCCGGCGTCGCGCGCCTTGTATCCAATATTGCGATGCGCAAGGTGTTTACCCGCACGGCCATGCCGCTATCTGCCGGTCAGGCGGGCTCGGCAACGCGGAAGGCTGGATCGGGGTCGTAG
- a CDS encoding curlin-associated protein: MTLRSTLALGLGALVLAGTAGAAEAQQRNRVDIRQAGQSHELSARQQGYQNQLSINQQGRHQFVQTIQDGLRNGVEVRQTGTANGAFVDQLGRLGEVVIRQQGYNNAASAVQTGTGNTVGVYQFGNNHSAVTTQTGNHNTLGVIQFGNGAHTAVHQTGDNRNALVIQGSWVIK; encoded by the coding sequence ATGACCCTTCGCAGCACACTCGCCCTTGGCCTTGGGGCCCTGGTTCTTGCCGGAACGGCGGGCGCCGCCGAGGCCCAGCAACGCAATCGCGTTGACATCCGCCAGGCCGGACAGTCCCACGAGCTTTCTGCTCGCCAGCAAGGCTATCAGAACCAGCTCTCGATCAATCAGCAGGGCCGTCATCAGTTCGTCCAGACTATCCAGGATGGCCTGCGCAACGGCGTCGAGGTTCGCCAGACCGGCACCGCCAATGGCGCTTTCGTGGATCAGCTCGGACGCCTCGGCGAGGTGGTCATCCGCCAGCAGGGCTACAACAACGCCGCCAGCGCGGTGCAGACAGGAACCGGCAATACGGTCGGCGTCTACCAGTTCGGCAACAACCATTCGGCCGTCACCACCCAGACAGGCAACCACAACACGCTGGGCGTCATCCAGTTTGGCAATGGAGCCCACACGGCCGTTCACCAGACGGGCGATAACCGCAACGCGCTCGTCATTCAGGGAAGCTGGGTCATCAAGTGA
- the queF gene encoding preQ(1) synthase, translated as MTEERYTSLEQLGAQTGAPESPEAARLERVSNPAPGNDYLIRFTCPEFTSICPVTGQPDFAHLVIDYVPGEWIVESKSLKLFLTSFRNHGAFHEACTMMIGQRLVDEIAPKWLRIGGYWYPRGGIPIDVFGQWGECPKGVWVPDQGVQPYRGRG; from the coding sequence ATGACCGAAGAACGCTATACCAGCCTTGAGCAGCTCGGCGCCCAGACCGGCGCGCCGGAGAGCCCCGAAGCGGCCCGCCTTGAACGCGTGTCCAACCCTGCGCCGGGCAATGACTATCTGATCCGTTTCACCTGCCCGGAGTTCACCTCCATCTGCCCGGTGACCGGCCAGCCGGATTTTGCCCATCTGGTGATCGACTATGTGCCCGGCGAATGGATCGTCGAATCAAAATCGCTCAAGCTTTTCCTGACCAGCTTCCGCAATCATGGTGCCTTCCACGAAGCCTGCACGATGATGATCGGGCAGAGGCTGGTGGACGAGATTGCGCCCAAATGGCTGCGCATTGGCGGCTACTGGTATCCGCGCGGCGGTATTCCGATTGATGTGTTCGGCCAGTGGGGCGAGTGCCCCAAGGGCGTCTGGGTCCCCGATCAGGGCGTCCAGCCCTATCGCGGACGGGGCTAG
- a CDS encoding nitroreductase family protein has protein sequence MTHFSPPAFPDDNDVLNVPKASQDMLNRMAKRRSTRAIDMSRPGPSKEQLDTLLKIAARVPDHGKLFPWRFIVFEGEARSHFGEMLEGLARADMPDAGEERYALERRRFERAPVVIGAISRVTIPHKIPEWEQIMSVGAVCQNMLLAADAMGFGAQWLTEWYAFDTRVRHAIGLAENERVAGFIYVGTQAVPAVERTRKAPDVTHWTGKA, from the coding sequence ATGACCCATTTTTCGCCGCCCGCCTTCCCCGATGACAACGATGTCCTGAACGTGCCCAAAGCCTCACAAGACATGCTGAACCGGATGGCGAAGCGGCGCTCTACCCGTGCCATAGACATGAGCCGGCCGGGACCGTCAAAAGAGCAGCTCGACACCCTGTTGAAGATCGCCGCGCGCGTGCCTGACCACGGCAAGCTGTTCCCGTGGCGCTTCATCGTGTTCGAGGGGGAGGCACGGTCACATTTCGGGGAAATGCTGGAAGGGCTGGCGCGTGCTGACATGCCAGATGCGGGGGAGGAGCGCTACGCGCTGGAGCGGCGGCGCTTCGAGCGCGCGCCGGTCGTGATCGGCGCCATCTCCCGCGTGACCATCCCGCACAAGATTCCCGAATGGGAGCAGATCATGTCGGTCGGCGCGGTGTGCCAGAACATGCTGCTGGCCGCTGACGCCATGGGGTTTGGCGCGCAATGGCTCACCGAATGGTATGCGTTTGACACGCGCGTGCGGCATGCCATCGGCCTTGCGGAAAATGAACGCGTGGCAGGCTTCATCTATGTCGGCACGCAGGCCGTGCCCGCAGTGGAACGCACCCGCAAGGCACCGGACGTCACGCACTGGACCGGCAAGGCGTAA
- a CDS encoding cation:proton antiporter: protein MSEAEAILPAVWLLGVGIAAIMLARLLKTSPIVTFIAAGLLIGPFGLGLIEENGTTRLLAQLGVVFLLFDIGLGFSLKTVRESKGDLISLAPLQMILCTAGFGLVGWLAGMDWLLALLIGAAAGISATAVVTQTLAERGIATCPLGRSATAVLVFQDIAGIFLLVIAVALSEGAGGDLGTILGMSALKALLAVGVALLAGRFVIGPLFRLLSKTRNDEIFTAAALFLVLATAAATGALELSLTLGAFLAGMIIADTPFKTVIRTEARPFGALLLGFFFITVGMALDWRMMVAQAHWIVAALAVLFVLKTALTWAAAIINRWSLAGGAQLSFSLAQGSEFGLVILALPGIAAALGAELTGILVAASALSLALTPAWASLGLKIARRIADATASRKPVSAPEELNCPVLIFAMTPSGRMAYNALTRFDIPVIAIESDPDRFLSAIADGYAVTFGDPSDTRLLRAIDVTEARALVLSAPRYEISAEITPYIRENFPELQRFVAVKDEPDRRRHEALGMHAIINRSQPEGLDFALALLRYADIPESDIHEWMQEVVEAYDPDPAFRVAEPA from the coding sequence ATGAGCGAAGCGGAAGCCATCCTGCCGGCGGTCTGGCTGCTGGGCGTCGGCATCGCCGCCATCATGCTGGCGCGGCTTCTGAAGACATCGCCCATCGTCACCTTCATCGCGGCAGGCCTGCTGATCGGACCGTTCGGTCTTGGCCTGATCGAGGAGAATGGCACGACGCGCCTGCTGGCGCAGCTCGGCGTCGTCTTCCTGCTGTTTGATATAGGCCTTGGCTTCTCGCTGAAGACGGTGCGCGAAAGCAAGGGCGATCTGATCAGCCTTGCGCCCCTGCAGATGATATTATGTACGGCCGGTTTCGGCCTTGTCGGCTGGCTGGCCGGCATGGACTGGCTGCTGGCTTTGCTGATCGGTGCGGCGGCAGGCATTTCGGCGACGGCGGTCGTGACGCAGACACTGGCTGAGCGTGGCATTGCCACCTGCCCGCTGGGCCGTTCTGCAACGGCTGTGCTGGTGTTTCAGGACATTGCCGGCATCTTCCTTCTGGTCATCGCCGTTGCGCTGTCCGAAGGCGCGGGCGGAGATCTGGGCACCATTCTGGGCATGTCCGCGCTGAAAGCGTTGCTGGCGGTTGGCGTAGCGCTGCTGGCCGGCCGGTTCGTGATCGGGCCGCTCTTCCGCCTGCTGTCGAAAACCCGCAATGACGAGATATTCACGGCGGCGGCCCTCTTCCTCGTGCTGGCCACGGCGGCGGCCACGGGCGCGCTGGAGCTGTCGCTGACGCTGGGTGCGTTCCTGGCAGGCATGATCATCGCGGACACACCGTTCAAGACGGTGATCCGTACCGAAGCCAGGCCGTTTGGCGCGCTGCTTCTCGGCTTCTTCTTCATCACGGTCGGCATGGCGCTGGACTGGCGGATGATGGTGGCGCAGGCCCACTGGATCGTCGCGGCGCTGGCGGTCCTGTTCGTTCTGAAGACGGCCCTCACCTGGGCTGCGGCCATCATCAACAGATGGAGCCTGGCGGGCGGCGCGCAGCTCAGCTTTTCGCTGGCACAAGGGTCCGAGTTCGGGCTGGTAATACTGGCCCTGCCCGGCATAGCCGCAGCTTTGGGCGCCGAGCTGACGGGCATTCTGGTGGCGGCCAGCGCCCTGTCGCTCGCCCTGACGCCCGCCTGGGCATCGCTGGGGCTCAAGATCGCCCGGCGCATCGCCGATGCCACCGCCAGCCGCAAACCCGTCAGCGCGCCGGAGGAATTGAACTGCCCTGTCCTCATCTTCGCCATGACCCCGTCCGGGCGCATGGCCTACAATGCGCTTACCCGCTTCGACATTCCGGTGATCGCCATTGAAAGCGATCCGGACCGCTTTCTGTCCGCCATCGCCGACGGGTATGCGGTGACATTCGGTGATCCGTCCGATACGCGGCTTTTGCGGGCGATTGATGTAACCGAGGCGCGGGCGCTGGTCCTGTCGGCGCCCCGCTATGAAATCTCAGCCGAGATAACGCCCTATATCCGCGAGAATTTCCCCGAGCTGCAGCGCTTCGTGGCCGTCAAGGACGAGCCTGACCGCCGGCGCCATGAGGCGCTCGGGATGCATGCCATCATCAATCGCAGCCAGCCGGAAGGACTCGACTTCGCGCTGGCCCTGCTGCGCTATGCCGACATACCTGAAAGCGACATTCACGAATGGATGCAGGAGGTGGTCGAGGCCTACGACCCCGATCCAGCCTTCCGCGTTGCCGAGCCCGCCTGA